A stretch of DNA from Brevibacillus ruminantium:
GACGTCCATGATCTTTTCCAGTGAAAGAATCAATCGCTGCTGCTCTTCCTGGTCCTTCGCATGAAAAATGGGTATGCCCCCTGAGATTTGCTCCGTACCCACAATGACAGCCCCTACAATCCTGCCCATTAGTGCGTCTTCCCTCCTTTTTTATTCGCAGATGATTCAGATGGCATCCGCACTGCATTTTCCAGCACCGGTACATGGCGCAAAGCCTGTTTGGCGCTCTCTATATCGTTTATCTGTGGCAAGATAAAGACCGCCAACTCTCCGCTGTCGAGGTTTAGTTTAGTCATCGGGACCAAGGCCGGTTCCCCAGAGTCGCGATAAATCCCGAGAATCGTCGAGAGATTATGCAGAATCGCCTGCCGTTGTCCCAGATTGGCAATCGTCACACTCACGTTTTTATTCGACGGTTTGACGATCAGACCCCGTCCATGTTCGCGGATGATCTGCTGATTGCTCGGCAAGCCGACATTCATGATGTAGATGGAATCGACGAAGAGATCCGGACCTTCCATGCGAACGACCGCTTCCCTGATCTCGGCGATTTGCCCGAGATTTTTTCCGGATTGAAAGATCTTGGCGATGAACAGGGAGAGCAGCCCTGTGATAATTCCCCAGTACCATTGAAAAATGATGGCAAAGAAAGCGGCCACGAAAGAACTGAATATAACCAAGTAGTTTCGGCCTTCGAAGACCATGGCGATGCCTTCAATATAAGCCGTTCCCCTCGGTACAAGCTCCATCTCATCCACTTTTTCCAGACTTTGTCTCTCCATATTGCGAACATCGCGAAACTGTTGAGCTGCTACCGTCAGAAATGTGACGGCGGTATAGTTTTTATTGAGCAAAGCGGGTACGAGTATGGCGCCTAAGCCCGCTGCGATCACTGCCAATGAAAAATGAATCACTTTCCCGTGTGGATAGGTTGGGTATTGCCGATAATCCGTTCTGAGCATCATGAGACGCGAGATAATGCCAAAGAGAACACCAATAATGACTCCGATCGTTTCGGGCTCTGTCAAAAACCAAAACTTCATCCAATCCCTCTTTCATTTCATTGCTGAATAGCCCCATTATTTCCTTTGGGCCAAGATTGCAAACCCCCGAAACGCGCAAGCTGTCTGCAAGTAGAAAGGGGCTCTTCAGCTTCAACTGAAGAACCCCTGTTTAATTGTTATGATTTTACGTCTCTGCACCCAGGCCAGTGTTTGCTTTTACATCAAGCTCTTCGTAACGGCCATCGATTGGCTCCGGCTTGGTCAAAAGTGAGACGATGACTGATGTAAGGAAGCCCAGCGGGACACTGATGATTCCCGGATTGGCCAGTGGGAACACGGCATTTTCTCCCATGACACTGGGGCCAAGCATAACCAGTGAGACGGCACTGATGGTTCCGACCAGCATCCCGGAGACTGCCCCAGCCGTATTAAACCGTTTCCAGTACATGGAGAAAATGATGACCGGCAAGTTGGCGCTTGCAGCGATTGCGAAGGCAAGTGCAACCAGATAGGCCACGTTTTGCCCTTTGCCCAGGATACCGATCACGATGGACAGACCACCGATGACCAGTGCTGCACGCCGTGCGATCGTAAACTGTTTTTTCGGATCGGCTACGCCGCGCTTAAAGACGTTTGTATAAATGTCATGCGCAAAAGCGCCTGCAGCCGTAATCACGAGACCGGCAACAACAGCAACGATTGTCGCGAAGGAGACTGCCGCAATCGCCGCTTTAAAAATCTCTCCGCCGATCGTACCCGGTCCGCCACCCAAATACTGAGCCAAGAGCGGTGCAGCCATGTTTCCGCCTTTGTCTGCTGCACGTATCTCGTCAGGACCAACCAGGACGGATGCGCCGAAACCGACAAAGGCAATCAGGATGTAGAAAATTCCGATCAGAATCATACCCCAAATGACCGATTTACGCGCTTCTTGAGCAGTGGGAACCGTATAAAAACGAATCAGCAGGTGCGGCAGTCCGGCTGTACCCAAGATCAGGGCAATACCCAGTGAAATCAGGTCAATTGGATTTTTGTACAGTTTTCCAGGTGTCAGGAAGTCGGCCCCGTTCTTCTCGATGACCGCCCCAAACAGATTGGATGGATTAAATTTAAACATGAAGAAAAGAATTAGAATCAATGCGATTGTAGCGAACATCAGCAAAACCGCTTTGATAATCTGGACCCAACTGGTCGCCAGCATTCCGCCGAATAAAACATAAACAATCATGAGCACGCCAATGATAAGGACAGAGGCTTCATAGGGAATACCGACCAGCAGCTGAATAATGACACCAGCACCCACCATCTGGGCGAGCATGTAAAACATCGTGACGACCATCGTCACAAAAGCGGTTGTCGTCCGTACAGGCGTCGGCTTCAAGCGATAGGCAAGCGCATCGGCCAAAGTAAATTTGCCGGAATTGCGAAGAGGTTCGGCAACGATGTATAAAACGACAACATATCCCATCAACCACCCAACCGCGTACATAAAGCCATCGTACCCGTTCAGGGCAACCAGTCCTGCAATACCCAGGAATGACGCTGCACTTAGATAGTCACCTGCAATCGCCAGCCCGTTCTGCCAGCCAGTCAACGTGCGTCCAGCCGCGTAAAAGTCCTCGGTACTCCGGTTTTTCTTGGAAGCCAGATAGGTAACGTACATCGTTAGTGCGATAATTGCCAAAAAAAGAACGATTCCGAAAATTTTTGCTGTACCCATACTCAGGCCCCCTTGCTCGTGTATTTCGTATGTTTGCTGACGATCTCTTTCGCCTTCTGATCAAATTTGCGTGCTTTGACGACATAGACAAAGGCAAGGGCCCATGCCACCAAGTAATAGCTGATGCCAAATAAATAACCAAAAGTAATATTAGAAAAAACGAAATGTCCCATCAAGCCTTTCGCGTAGCCGGCCATCAAAGGAAGGGCCAAGTAGTAACAGACAAACAACAAGACTATCGGCCAAAGAAACCATACCTTTGCTTTTTTGAACTGCCTGTACTCTTCTGATGCCGCGATTTTCTGATAATCATCCAAAGCAAACACCCCTCTTAACGATAATATGATCAGGTGTAATAACTTGATGAAAGACACTTGTCTATAAGTATAATTAAAAGTACTAAGTATTGCAAACATTTGGAATTAAAGGAGATCATTAGTGGCCAAAAAAAATACTGCCGATCCGATGACCGGCAGTATCCCCCTCTTCTCAGTCAGGCTGTATGATTTTCACTTGATACCTAGATAACGCGACGTGCAATTTCAAATCGCTTCTCCCAGGAAGTGCCGCGGAATGGCGTGGTGGTCACACCCGGTTTCCCGTACGTATGAAGCAGGGTATTGTTTCCTGCGTAAATCGCTACGTGCGTAATGCGGGGCGATGAGCTTCCATAGCTGCGGAAAAAGACCAGGTCGCCTTTTTGCAATTGATCCTTGGAAACCTTCTTCCCTACTTGGGATTGCTGGCGCGAGTCGCGAGGCAATGTGATCCCGGCCTCTTTAAAGACTCTTTGCGTGAATGATGAGCAATCAAATGTACTGGTCGTATTTTTGCTGGAGCCAAATTTATAGGGAACCCCTTTATAAGCCAACCCGTTTGCAATAATCTGATCTGCCAGACTTGACGAAGACGCGCTTTTCTTTACCGGAGCCGAGAGCGTGCTGGTATTGTTGGTGTACGACTGCTGGTCAGAATTTATGGTGCTATTTTGATTTTTCGCGGCAAACAGATAATTGTTTGGGGCGAACTGATTGAAGGTGTACGCAGAAGTATCAATCTTCTCTCCTGGTGTTGCTTCCCCCCTATAAATTGCAGCACGATCCCCATATGTTGCGGTATCTGCGTTGCTTAAATTTTGATTGTCCCAGGCTTGCTGACCTTGATCGCCGTAATGTTGATCATCTGCCGTCACTTGATTATTGTCATCATTTCCCTGAATCGTCTGATTTTTTTGCTCCTGCATCATTTGAAGCCAAAAATCGTGCTGAGAATGGTGCTTGTGCGCTCCTTCAGCCCCTGCATAGGCTTGTCCTCCGAACAAAAGAGAGGTTCCCATCAAAAGTGCTACTACCGTGTTTGTTTTCCCTTTCCAGTTGCGCTTTGTCATCATCTTTTCCTCCTCTTGTAGGGAAATGGATCTGAGCTTTTCTTCGCTTTTCATTCTACGGTAGAAAACTAAGATTCCCGGTAGAATTTGATTAGAATTTGATGAGAACACTGTTGGTAGGATTTTTTTCCGATCAACCCAACAGGAGTTGGTTCAGATGAGTTCCCCGGAACACAAAGGGCATGTGCTGCTGATCGAGGACGAAAGGAATTTGGCCCGGTATTTGCAACTGGAGCTTGAGAATGAAGGCTTTCGCATCGATGTCGTCCATGATGGCGTCTCCGGTCTGGAAAAAGCTTTCGAACAGGAGTACGACTTGATTTTGCTGAACATCATGCTACCGGAGTTGTCTGGCATCGAAGTATGCCGCCGAGTCCGGGAAGCCAAGGATGTCCCGATCATCATGATCACCGCGAGAGGAGAGGTTCCCGACATTGTGACCGGTTTGGACAGCGGGGCCAACGATTATTTGACCAAACCCTTCGCCATCGAAGAATTGTTTGCGCGAATACGAGTGCTTTTGCGAAATCGGGAGCCATCCACTCCGGCGGATATCACGGTTGGGGATCTGTGCATTCAGCCTGCCGCTCGCCGCGTATTCCGCGGGGAGGAAGAAATCGAATTGACCCCCCGTGAGTATGACCTGCTTGCCTATCTCATTCAAAACAAAGGACAGGCGTTGTCCCGTGAACAAATTCTCTCATCTGTTTGGGGGTTTGATTTTATGGGCAATACAAATGTGGTGGATGTGTATATCCGATATTTGCGCAACAAGATTGAAAAAACCGGTTCCCCCAAACTGATACATACAGTCCGGGGTATTGGTTATACCCTGCGGGAATGACAATCTGAAAAGGTGAACCATGACATGTGGCGAAGAGGCTTTCGACGAAATACGTTAAAGTGGCGGCTTACCTTGTTGTTTACTTCGGCCATGCTCTTATTACTGCTCTTCCTCTCCGTGTTTGTTTTCTGGAGTACCTCCAGGCTCGTCACCCAGCATGAACAGCGATTGCTTGACCAAAAAACGTCGGCGATCGTTTCTGATTTACAAACGATTAGCTACGAGACCGTCGTCGATCCCTCTTATTTGAACGGACTGCTTATCAATTTTACCGATGTCAATCAATCCATTTTGCTGCTGGACCTATCCGGAAACAAACTGGCTTCCTCTGTCGGGGCAGACTGGAATGTTGATGCGAATGACTTTGGGGAGACCATCCTCCAATCCAAGCAAACCATCATGCTGCCCTTCTCTGCTTCTCCCCTCATCTTGCAGGTCATGGAAAAAACAGTGCCGTTAGCATCTTTTTTCCAAATCCTCTCCACCATTCTTTTTTTCTCCTCGCTGTTTACCATTCTGCTCTCTGGCGCAGGAGGGTATATGCTGAGTACCTGGGGGCTGAAGCCGTTGGACGAACTGATTGCACAGATCCACTCGATCTCTCCCAGCCGCCTGTCCCAGCGACTCCGTCATCAATATGTAGAGAACGAGATCCATGAATTAATCGAAGCGTTTAATCAATTGCTTGATCGCGTGGAAGAGGCGATGGTCATGCAGAAGAATTTCGTCAGTGATGCTTCCCATGAGCTGCGCACTCCTTTGATGATCATCGACGGGTATGCAAGCCTGTTGCAAAGATGGGGAAAAGAAAAAACGGAGATCAGGGAAGAAGCCTTGGGTGCCTTGCGACAGGAATGCGAGAGATTGTTTCGTCTGGTTGACGACCTGCTCGCACTGGCCAAGCATCAGGATGTTTCACGGACAAAGGCCGTCTTCTCTCTCCAACCATTATCGCCTCTGCTCGAAGAGGTCAGGCTGGCGTGGATGCCTATTTACTCCCGCAAGCTTTCTCTATTTTTTGACTGGGAAGAAGATCTCTGGCTGGTCATGGATCGTGAGCGGATCAGACAGCTTTTCGATATCCTGTTAGACAATGCGTACAAGTATACGGAGCAGGGACAGGTGAAGGTAACCGTTGACAGTGACGAGGAATGGATTCACATCTGTGTCGAGGATACCGGAGTCGGAATACCGCCGAAGGATATTCCATTTGTATTCCAGCGGTTTTATCGGGTGGAAAAATCCCGAAATCGGAAAAAAGGCGGCAGCGGGCTTGGTTTAGCTATTGCGCAAGATATCGTCGATGAGCACAACGGAATGATTCGGGTCGAGCCTTCACCCGGAAAAGGGGTCCGTGTCCATGTTTCCTTAAAAAAGGTGGATGACTCCAAGGAACCTGGCACCGAAACAAAAACGCTCTCCCCCTGTGAAGTGACCCCAAAAAGTTAGACAGTTTTTATTAAGCAGTGCGCAAGGTTTGAGTTCGGTATTGCACTGGACTCAGACCTTTTAATTTTGTCTTGATTCGCTTGTTGTTATAGTAATCGATGTATTTTGCTAACTCTCGTTTAAATTGTTCCAC
This window harbors:
- a CDS encoding solute symporter family protein, giving the protein MGTAKIFGIVLFLAIIALTMYVTYLASKKNRSTEDFYAAGRTLTGWQNGLAIAGDYLSAASFLGIAGLVALNGYDGFMYAVGWLMGYVVVLYIVAEPLRNSGKFTLADALAYRLKPTPVRTTTAFVTMVVTMFYMLAQMVGAGVIIQLLVGIPYEASVLIIGVLMIVYVLFGGMLATSWVQIIKAVLLMFATIALILILFFMFKFNPSNLFGAVIEKNGADFLTPGKLYKNPIDLISLGIALILGTAGLPHLLIRFYTVPTAQEARKSVIWGMILIGIFYILIAFVGFGASVLVGPDEIRAADKGGNMAAPLLAQYLGGGPGTIGGEIFKAAIAAVSFATIVAVVAGLVITAAGAFAHDIYTNVFKRGVADPKKQFTIARRAALVIGGLSIVIGILGKGQNVAYLVALAFAIAASANLPVIIFSMYWKRFNTAGAVSGMLVGTISAVSLVMLGPSVMGENAVFPLANPGIISVPLGFLTSVIVSLLTKPEPIDGRYEELDVKANTGLGAET
- a CDS encoding capping complex subunit for YIEGIA, translated to MGRIVGAVIVGTEQISGGIPIFHAKDQEEQQRLILSLEKIMDVMAHDLKNGTFILVDHKHTQ
- a CDS encoding YIEGIA family protein encodes the protein MKFWFLTEPETIGVIIGVLFGIISRLMMLRTDYRQYPTYPHGKVIHFSLAVIAAGLGAILVPALLNKNYTAVTFLTVAAQQFRDVRNMERQSLEKVDEMELVPRGTAYIEGIAMVFEGRNYLVIFSSFVAAFFAIIFQWYWGIITGLLSLFIAKIFQSGKNLGQIAEIREAVVRMEGPDLFVDSIYIMNVGLPSNQQIIREHGRGLIVKPSNKNVSVTIANLGQRQAILHNLSTILGIYRDSGEPALVPMTKLNLDSGELAVFILPQINDIESAKQALRHVPVLENAVRMPSESSANKKGGKTH
- a CDS encoding sensor histidine kinase; the protein is MWRRGFRRNTLKWRLTLLFTSAMLLLLLFLSVFVFWSTSRLVTQHEQRLLDQKTSAIVSDLQTISYETVVDPSYLNGLLINFTDVNQSILLLDLSGNKLASSVGADWNVDANDFGETILQSKQTIMLPFSASPLILQVMEKTVPLASFFQILSTILFFSSLFTILLSGAGGYMLSTWGLKPLDELIAQIHSISPSRLSQRLRHQYVENEIHELIEAFNQLLDRVEEAMVMQKNFVSDASHELRTPLMIIDGYASLLQRWGKEKTEIREEALGALRQECERLFRLVDDLLALAKHQDVSRTKAVFSLQPLSPLLEEVRLAWMPIYSRKLSLFFDWEEDLWLVMDRERIRQLFDILLDNAYKYTEQGQVKVTVDSDEEWIHICVEDTGVGIPPKDIPFVFQRFYRVEKSRNRKKGGSGLGLAIAQDIVDEHNGMIRVEPSPGKGVRVHVSLKKVDDSKEPGTETKTLSPCEVTPKS
- a CDS encoding DUF485 domain-containing protein; this translates as MDDYQKIAASEEYRQFKKAKVWFLWPIVLLFVCYYLALPLMAGYAKGLMGHFVFSNITFGYLFGISYYLVAWALAFVYVVKARKFDQKAKEIVSKHTKYTSKGA
- a CDS encoding response regulator transcription factor: MSSPEHKGHVLLIEDERNLARYLQLELENEGFRIDVVHDGVSGLEKAFEQEYDLILLNIMLPELSGIEVCRRVREAKDVPIIMITARGEVPDIVTGLDSGANDYLTKPFAIEELFARIRVLLRNREPSTPADITVGDLCIQPAARRVFRGEEEIELTPREYDLLAYLIQNKGQALSREQILSSVWGFDFMGNTNVVDVYIRYLRNKIEKTGSPKLIHTVRGIGYTLRE
- a CDS encoding C40 family peptidase, giving the protein MTKRNWKGKTNTVVALLMGTSLLFGGQAYAGAEGAHKHHSQHDFWLQMMQEQKNQTIQGNDDNNQVTADDQHYGDQGQQAWDNQNLSNADTATYGDRAAIYRGEATPGEKIDTSAYTFNQFAPNNYLFAAKNQNSTINSDQQSYTNNTSTLSAPVKKSASSSSLADQIIANGLAYKGVPYKFGSSKNTTSTFDCSSFTQRVFKEAGITLPRDSRQQSQVGKKVSKDQLQKGDLVFFRSYGSSSPRITHVAIYAGNNTLLHTYGKPGVTTTPFRGTSWEKRFEIARRVI